The following proteins are co-located in the Solanum pennellii chromosome 1, SPENNV200 genome:
- the LOC107016227 gene encoding major facilitator superfamily domain-containing protein 12-like yields MIGSNVENEEAKPLGRWSVLAYGVGHVLNDITSTYWYTYLLLYLTSIGMPPKQVAALAITAQFTDATMTIIAGVLIDRFGHFKIWHVVGTVLVSAAFYSFFWGVCVPCKIIGIDTPLVQMIGYYMFDILFSGGWSCTQVSHMAMVNGLTLDQTSRVACVSCRNAFTMVASLIVYGIGFFIFNSSVKQVEIKEQYHLLATITVLIGCFFVILFHLGTKEPSVKQVSHMTNRRGSSWKRWLKNGLYYRVASIYVLTRVVTNISQVFLALYVISDLHMSQSSKALVPAIIYLCSFITSIFLQELEWNNHRLKAIFSAGGLLWLFCSAVVLSLPINMNVFMYILSVVIGIANAFLMVTSVGMESELVDKEVEGCAFVYGSLGFVEKVLCGVMLYILESYESVTPASCNPAYPCFTVTRFSLGFIPGVAALVGVIVTCFTKFRTSLPEPLTEPLLT; encoded by the exons ATGATTGGAAGCAATGTGGAAAATGAAGAAGCAAAGCCATTGGGAAGATGGTCTGTTTTAGCATATGGTGTAGGGCATGTGCTTAATGATATAACATCAACTTATTGGTATACTTATCTCTTGCTCTATTTGACCAGTATTGGAATGCCTCCAAA ACAAGTTGCAGCACTTGCAATTACAGCGCAATTCACCGATGCAACGATGACCATAATTGCTGGAGTACTG ATAGACAGATTTGGACATTTCAAAATATGGCATGTTGTGGGGACTGTTCTTGTCTCTGCTGCATTTTATTCGTTTTTTTGGGGTGTTTGTGTTCCTTGCAAAATTATTGGGATCGATACGCCTCTTGTGCAAATGATTGGATATTATATGTTTGATATACTCTTCAGTGGTGGATGGTCTTGTACTCAAGTATCACATAT GGCAATGGTGAATGGCCTTACCCTGGATCAAACAAGCAGAGTTGCATGTGTCAGCTGCCGCAATGCTTTTACAATG GTCGCAAGCCTAATCGTATATGGAATTggatttttcatattcaattcaTCCGTGAAACAAGTTGAAATAAAAGAGCAG TACCACTTGTTGGCAACTATCACAGTATTGATCGGGTGCttctttgtaattttatttcatcttgGAACTAAAGAGCCTAG CGTGAAACAAGTATCTCACATGACAAATCGCCGTGGTTCTTCTTGGAAGCGATGGTTGAAAAATGGCCTGTATTATAGAGTAGCTAGCATTTATGTGTTAACTAGAGTTGTAACGAATATATCTCAG GTGTTTCTTGCTCTCTATGTAATTAGTGATCTACACATGAGCCAATCTTCCAAGGCTTTG GTTCCTGCCATCATCTATTTGTGCAGCTTCATTACATCTATCTTTCTCCAG GAACTGGAATGGAACAATCACAGATTGAAGGCCATCTTTTCAGCAGGAGGCCTCCTGTGGCTATTTTGTAGTGCAGTAGTACTCTCCCTACCGATTAACATGAATGTTTTTATGTACATCTTGTCCGTAGTTATTGGAATCGCCAATGCCTTCTTGATG GTAACTTCAGTAGGCATGGAAAGTGAGCTAGTTGATAAAGAAGTTGAGGGATGTGCTTTTGTTTATGGATCATTAGGCTTTGTGGAGAAAGTATTGTGTGGGGTAATGCTGTACATTCTAGAGTCATACGAAA GCGTAACACCAGCATCGTGCAATCCCGCATATCCATGTTTCACAGTAACGCGATTTTCATTGGGATTCATTCCGGGAGTTGCTGCATTAGTTGGAGTCATTGTTACATGTTTTACAAAGTTCAGAACTTCACTTCCAGAGCCCTTGACAGAACCTTTGTTGACATAG
- the LOC107012622 gene encoding protein YLS3-like, producing the protein MVSRTMRYQLRLVLLLILCVIGNSDTEKDKEECTQSLIGLATCLPYVGGNAPAPTPDCCTGLKQVLKDSKKCLCLLIKDRNDPDLGLQLNVTLALTLPSVCKAPANISECPALLHLPANSPDAQVFYQIANNSSSIAGSPLAHSPIPSVGSSPTGAPAGAPKSAGCHIGKRYFVLEAIVGVVLLWSLTSNFFI; encoded by the exons ATGGTTTCTCGCACCATGAGATATCAGTTGAGattggtgttgttgttgatatTATGTGTAATTGGAAATTCAGACACAGAAAAGGACAAAGAAGAGTGTACACAATCATTGATTGGTCTGGCAACATGTTTGCCTTATGTTGGAGGTAATGCACCAGCTCCTACACCAGATTGCTGTACTGGattgaaacaagtgttgaaAGATAGCAAGAAGTGTCTTTGTTTGTTAATTAAGGACAGAAATGATCCTGATTTGGGACTTCAACTCAATGTTACACTTGCTTTAACACTCCCCTCTGTTTGTAAAGCCCCTGCTAATATTTCTGAATGCCCTG CACTTCTCCACTTGCCTGCAAATTCACCAGATGCTCAAGTATTCTATCAAATTGCTAATAATTCAAGCAGCATTGCTGGTAGTCCACTTGCACATAGCCCCATTCCTTCTG tTGGATCTAGTCCTACAGGTGCCCCTGCTGGTGCTCCTAAATCTGCTGGTTGTCATATTGGAAAGAGATATTTTGTATTAGAAGCAATTGTTGGTGTAGTCCTTCTTTGGTCTTTAACTTCAAATTTCTTCATATGA
- the LOC107007966 gene encoding V-type proton ATPase subunit D, translating into MSGQTNRLVVVPTVTMLGVIKARLVGATRGHALLKKKSDALTVQFRQILKKIVSTKESMGDVMKNSSFALTEAKYSAGENIKHVVLENVQTATLKVRSRQENIAGVKLPKFEHFSEGETKNDLTGLARGGQQVQACRAAYVKSIELLVELASLQTSFLTLDEAIKTTNRRVNALENVVKPRLENTVLYIKGELDELEREDFFRLKKIQGYKKREVEKQMAAARLYAAEKSAEDISLKRGISLGSAHNLLSHASQKDDDIIF; encoded by the coding sequence ATGTCAGGGCAAACCAACCGTTTGGTTGTCGTCCCAACAGTTACGATGCTTGGAGTTATTAAAGCTCGCCTTGTTGGAGCAACAAGAGGCCATGCTTTgctaaaaaagaaaagtgatGCTTTGACTGTGCAGTTCCGtcagattttaaagaaaatagtaTCAACAAAGGAATCGATGGGAGATGTCATGAAAAATTCCTCATTTGCTCTGACAGAGGCCAAATATTCTGCTGGTGAGAACATCAAGCACGTTGTCCTTGAAAATGTCCAGACTGCTACTCTGAAAGTTCGATCACGGCAGGAAAATATTGCTGGGGTGAAGCTCCCCAAGTTTGAGCACTTTTCTGAAGGAGAGACCAAGAATGACCTGACTGGATTAGCTAGAGGTGGGCAACAGGTACAAGCCTGCCGTGCTGCTTACGTGAAATCTATTGAATTACTTGTTGAGCTAGCGTCACTGCAAACATCATTCTTGACTCTCGATGAGGCAATCAAGACAACAAATCGGAGGGTCAATGCCTTGGAGAATGTTGTGAAGCCTCGGTTGGAGAACACAGTTCTTTACATCAAGGGGGAACTTGATGAACTGGAAAGGGAAGACTTCTTCCGTTTGAAGAAGATACAAGGTTACAAGAAGAGGGAGGTAGAGAAACAGATGGCTGCTGCCAGGCTATATGCAGCGGAGAAGTCTGCTGAAGATATTTCTTTGAAGAGAGGTATTTCGCTTGGTTCAGCCCATAACTTACTGTCCCATGCTTCACAGAAAGATGATGATATTATATTCTGA